One genomic window of Glycine soja cultivar W05 chromosome 9, ASM419377v2, whole genome shotgun sequence includes the following:
- the LOC114367041 gene encoding probable pectinesterase/pectinesterase inhibitor 12 translates to MAYSSHKLFFLLFAIFFSHASAVNSSNASTTIHTNLSSIKSFCTTTAYPEVCFNSLKLSISINISPNIINYLRQSLQVAISETTKLSNLFHNVGHSKNIIEKQRGSVQDCRELHQSTLASLKRSLSGIRSSNSKNIVDARSYLSAALTNKNTCLEGLDSASGTMKPSLVKSVINTYKHVSNSLSMLPKPEMGTPKVKKNNNQPLKNAPKWVSSSDQRLFQDSDGEDYDPNEMLVVAADGTGNFSTITEAINFAPNNSMDRIVIYVKEGIYEENVEIPSYKTNIMMLGDGSDVTFITGNRSVGDGWTTFRSATLAVSGDGFLARDIAIENSAGPEKHQAVALRVNADLAAFYRCAIYGYQDTLYVHSFRQFYRECDIYGTIDYIFGNAAAILQECNIISRKPMPGQFTVITAQSRDSPDEDTGISFQNCSIIATLDLYSNSSSFKSYLGRPWRIYSRTVYLESYIDDFIDPKGWTKWSNEQGLETLYYGEYDNYGPGSSIDKRVQWLGYHLMDYGDAYNFTVSEFINGDGWLDTTSVPYDDGI, encoded by the exons ATGGCTTATTCATCTCATAAACTCTTCTTCCTTCTGTTTGCAATTTTCTTCTCACACGCTAGTGCTGTAAACTCTTCCAATGCTTCCACAACAATTCACACCAATCTCTCTTCCATAAAATCTTTCTGCACAACCACAGCTTACCCAGAAGTTTGTTTCAACTCATTGAAGCTATCCATCTCAATAAACATAAGTCCAAACATAATCAACTACCTCCGTCAGTCCCTCCAAGTAGCAATATCTGAAACCACAAAGCTCTCAAATCTCTTCCACAACGTTGGACACTCAAAAAACATCATAGAGAAGCAAAGAGGGTCAGTTCAAGACTGCAGGGAACTCCATCAATCCACATTGGCTTCTTTGAAAAGATCACTATCAGGGATCCGttcttccaactccaagaacATAGTTGATGCAAGAAGCTACCTCAGTGCAGCcttaacaaacaaaaacacatgTCTAGAAGGCCTAGATTCTGCTTCAGGAACAATGAAGCCATCTCTGGTGAAATCTGTGATCAACACTTACAAGCATGTAAGTAACTCACTTTCAATGCTCCCTAAGCCAGAGATGGGGACTCCCAAAgtgaaaaagaataataaccAGCCTTTGAAGAATGCTCCAAAGTGGGTATCAAGCAGTGACCAAAGGCTCTTCCAAGACTCAGATGGGGAAGATTATGACCCAAATGAAATGCTTGTTGTGGCTGCAGATGGAACTGGGAACTTTAGCACCATCACTGAAGCCATTAACTTTGCTCCAAACAACAGTATGGATAGGATAGTGATCTATGTCAAGGAAGGGATTTACGAGGAAAATGTGGAAATTCCAAGCTATAAGACCAACATTATGATGCTTGGCGATGGAAGTGATGTCACTTTCATAACTGGTAACAGAAGCGTCGGTGATGGCTGGACCACTTTCAGATCTGCAACTCTAG CTGTTTCTGGTGATGGTTTTCTGGCACGTGATATAGCCATTGAGAACAGTGCAGGGCCAGAGAAGCATCAAGCAGTGGCATTGAGAGTAAATGCAGACTTAGCAGCCTTTTACAGGTGTGCAATTTATGGCTACCAAGACACTCTCTATGTTCACTCCTTTAGACAATTCTATAGAGAGTGTGACATTTATGGCACCATAGATTACATATTTGGGAATGCAGCCGCGATTCTACAAGAATGCAACATCATATCAAGAAAACCAATGCCTGGCCAATTCACAGTAATCACTGCACAATCAAGAGATAGCCCTGATGAGGACACTGGCATCTCATTCCAAAACTGCTCAATCATAGCAACCCTTGATCTCTATTCCAACTCTAGTAGCTTCAAGAGCTACCTTGGGAGGCCATGGAGGATCTATTCTCGCACCGTTTACCTTGAGTCCTACATTGATGACTTCATTGACCCAAAGGGTTGGACAAAGTGGTCTAATGAGCAAGGATTGGAAACTTTGTATTATGGTGAGTATGACAACTATGGACCTGGTTCCAGCATAGATAAGCGTGTACAATGGTTAGGGTACCATTTGATGGATTATGGTGATGCCTATAATTTCACTGTTTCGGAGTTCATCAATGGAGATGGTTGGCTTGATACCACTTCCGTTCCTTATGATGACGGGATTTGA
- the LOC114367563 gene encoding putative pectinesterase/pectinesterase inhibitor 45, with protein sequence MAFQDFDMITERRRNEERLKMKKKILIGLISAVLLACVIGAATFVVVQRTGPNNNPKHATPLPQNSAATSHVDQNSRLVKMICGSAEYKEKCETTLGEALKKDPKLAQPKDLMMVSMILAEKEVTKAFDGTAKMMDKASEEEKGAYEDCQGLFKDAKEELELSITEVGDNDADRLSTKGAELNNWLSAVMSYQQTCIDGFPKGKIKDELSNMFNESKELVSNSLAVVSQFSSFFSIFQGAGELHLPWEITSDDAPAPTTASASAVGAGFGSIFGSGSSSFGYASAPGVAPTTTGVAPTTAGAALAPGVAPGPVPSWAAGSIPAWAGPVSVWAGPAEFIGSNEKPTPNVTVAKDGSGNFKTISEALAAIPSKYDGRYVVYVKEGVYDETVTVTKKMLNVTMYGDGQQKSIITGNKNFVDGVRTFQTASFVVLGGGFLAKDMGFRNTAGAEKHQAVAARVQADQAIFFNCAFEGYQDTLYAQTHRQFYRDCYISGTIDFIFGDASAVFQNCTMVVRKPLDNQQNIVTAQGRLDKQENTGFVLQKCVIKAGTDLVPVKDRIKNYLGRPWKEYSRTIIMETQIDDLIHPDGFLPWEGNFALSTLYYGEYNNNGAGSITTARVNWPGRKVINRDEATRYTVEAFLQGTWINGTGVPAQLGLYN encoded by the exons ATGGCGTTCCAGGATTTCGACATGATCACCGAACGGCGGAGGAACGAGGAGAGGCttaagatgaagaagaagatccTCATCGGTCTCATCTCCGCCGTCCTCCTCGCGTGCGTCATAGGCGCCGCGACATTCGTGGTTGTCCAAAGAACAGGCCCTAATAATAATCCAAAGCACGCCACGCCATTGCCACAGAACTCCGCCGCCACGTCACACGTGGACCAAAACTCCAGGCTGGTGAAGATGATTTGCGGATCCGCTGAATACAAGGAAAAATGCGAAACCACCCTCGGAGAAGCCCTAAAGAAGGACCCCAAATTGGCGCAGCCAAAAGACCTAATGATGGTGTCCATGATTCTGGCCGAGAAGGAGGTTACAAAGGCCTTCGACGGAACGGCAAAGATGATGGACAAGGCCTCTGAGGAGGAGAAGGGGGCGTACGAGGATTGCCAGGGCTTGTTCAAGGACGCCAAGGAAGAGCTTGAGTTGTCGATCACCGAGGTGGGTGATAACGACGCGGACAGGCTCTCCACAAAGGGTGCTGAATTGAACAACTGGCTTAGTGCGGTTATGTCTTACCAACAAACCTGCATTGATGGTTTCCCCAAAGGGAAGATCAAGGATGAGTTAAGCAACATGTTTAATGAGTCCAAGGAGCTTGTGAGCAACTCCCTCGCCGTTGTTTCGCAGTTCTCTTCGTTCTTTTCGATCTTCCAAGGCGCCGGGGAGCTTCATCTTCCTTGGGAGATTACCAGTGATGATGCACCTGCACCTACTACTGCTTCTGCTTCTGCTGTTGGTGCTGGTTTTGGGTCTATATTTGGTTCTGGTTCTTCTTCTTTTGGTTATGCTTCTGCTCCTGGTGTTGCTCCTACTACTACAGGTGTTGCTCCTACTACTGCAGGTGCTGCTCTTGCTCCTGGTGTTGCTCCTGGCCCAGTTCCTTCTTGGGCTGCAGGTTCCATTCCTGCATGGGCTGGTCCAGTTTCTGTTTGGGCCGGCCCTGCTGAGTTTATCGGATCAAATGAGAAACCCACACCTAATGTCACCGTGGCAAAAGATGGCAGCGGAAACTTCAAAACCATCTCTGAAGCTTTGGCTGCCATCCCATCAAAATACGACGGAAG GTACGTGGTTTATGTTAAAGAAGGAGTGTACGATGAGACCGTGACAGTGACAAAGAAAATGCTAAACGTAACCATGTACGGTGACGGACAGCAAAAGAGTATCATCACTGGCAACAAAAATTTCGTGGATGGAGTCAGGACTTTCCAAACTGCATCATTCG TTGTACTTGGAGGTGGATTCTTGGCGAAAGACATGGGATTCAGAAACACAGCCGGTGCAGAGAAGCACCAGGCAGTGGCCGCAAGAGTGCAAGCCGACCAAGCCATATTCTTCAACTGCGCCTTCGAGGGCTACCAAGACACTCTTTATGCCCAAACCCACAGGCAATTCTATCGCGACTGCTACATCTCTGGAACAATCGACTTCATCTTTGGTGACGCCTCTGCCGTTTTCCAGAACTGCACCATGGTGGTAAGAAAGCCACTTGACAACCAACAGAACATCGTGACAGCACAAGGAAGGCTCGACAAGCAAGAAAACACTGGCTTCGTCCTCCAGAAGTGCGTTATCAAGGCCGGCACAGATTTGGTTCCGGTGAAGGACAGAATCAAGAATTACCTCGGAAGGCCATGGAAGGAGTATTCAAGAACCATCATCATGGAGACTCAGATTGATGACCTAATTCACCCTGATGGGTTTCTTCCCTGGGAAGGGAACTTTGCCCTAAGCACCCTTTACTACGGAGAGTACAACAACAATGGGGCTGGTTCCATCACCACTGCTAGGGTTAATTGGCCTGGCCGTAAAGTCATCAATAGAGATGAGGCTACCAGGTACACAGTTGAGGCTTTCTTGCAAGGGACATGGATCAATGGCACAGGTGTACCAGCTCAACTAGGCTTGTACAATTAA